In Streptomyces sp. NBC_00414, a single window of DNA contains:
- the sucC gene encoding ADP-forming succinate--CoA ligase subunit beta, with product MDLFEYQARDLFAKHGVPVLAGEVIDTPEGARAATERLGGKSVVKAQVKVGGRGKAGGVKLAATPDEAVARATDILGMDIKGHTVHKVMIAETAPEILEEYYVSYLLDRTNRTFLAMASVQGGMDIEEVAEKTPEALAKVPVDAVEGVSIEKAREIVALAKFPAEVAEQVAEILVTLWDTFVAEDALLLEVNPLAKVASGAVLALDGKVSLDENAEFRQADHAALEDKESANPLEAAAKAKNLNYVKLDGEVGIIGNGAGLVMSTLDVVAYAGENHGGVKPANFLDIGGGASAAVMANGLEIILGDPDVKSVFVNVFGGITACDEVANGIVQALQLLADKGEEVTKPLVVRLDGNNAELGRKILSDANHPLVQRVDTMDGAADKAAELAAAK from the coding sequence GTGGACCTGTTCGAGTACCAGGCGAGGGACCTCTTCGCCAAGCACGGTGTACCGGTGCTGGCCGGTGAAGTCATCGACACGCCTGAAGGAGCGCGCGCGGCGACCGAGCGACTTGGCGGCAAGTCCGTCGTCAAGGCGCAGGTCAAGGTCGGTGGCCGCGGCAAGGCCGGCGGCGTGAAGCTGGCCGCGACCCCGGACGAGGCCGTCGCTCGCGCGACGGACATTCTCGGCATGGACATCAAGGGCCACACGGTCCACAAGGTGATGATCGCCGAGACGGCCCCGGAGATTCTTGAGGAGTACTACGTCTCGTACCTCCTCGACCGCACGAACCGCACCTTCCTCGCCATGGCGTCCGTACAGGGCGGCATGGACATCGAGGAGGTCGCGGAGAAGACCCCCGAGGCCCTCGCGAAGGTCCCGGTCGACGCCGTGGAGGGCGTTTCGATCGAGAAGGCCCGCGAGATCGTGGCCCTGGCGAAGTTCCCGGCGGAGGTGGCCGAGCAGGTCGCCGAGATCCTCGTGACCCTGTGGGACACCTTCGTCGCCGAGGACGCCCTCCTTCTTGAGGTCAACCCCCTCGCCAAGGTCGCCTCCGGCGCCGTCCTGGCGCTGGACGGGAAGGTCTCCCTCGACGAGAACGCCGAGTTCCGCCAGGCGGACCACGCGGCTCTCGAGGACAAGGAGTCGGCCAACCCGCTCGAGGCCGCCGCCAAGGCGAAGAACCTCAACTACGTCAAGCTCGACGGCGAGGTCGGCATCATCGGCAACGGCGCGGGTCTCGTCATGAGCACCCTCGACGTCGTCGCGTACGCCGGTGAGAACCACGGTGGCGTGAAGCCGGCCAACTTCCTCGACATCGGCGGCGGCGCCTCGGCCGCGGTCATGGCGAACGGCCTGGAGATCATCCTCGGCGACCCGGACGTCAAGTCCGTCTTCGTCAACGTCTTCGGTGGCATCACCGCCTGTGACGAGGTCGCCAACGGCATCGTCCAGGCGCTGCAGCTGCTCGCCGACAAGGGCGAGGAAGTCACCAAGCCGCTGGTCGTGCGTCTCGACGGCAACAACGCCGAGCTGGGTCGCAAGATCCTCTCCGACGCCAACCACCCGCTGGTGCAGCGCGTGGACACCATGGACGGCGCGGCCGACAAGGCCGCCGAGCTCGCGGCCGCGAAGTAA
- a CDS encoding cell division protein PerM → MAGVTQMTDRSPDRSPDRSPSLPPPLVRLRQRSPGLAAGLVGGALAAGLGLAAFAVLVTVLWISSPYPDSGPDGALHVAAGLWLLAHGAELVRADTLSGVPAPIGVTPLLLVALPVWLLHRAARDAADGGDTAVPPPARTAWAGAVLGYVAVGAAAAVYASGGEPRPAWASVVLLPPLLVVTAAGAGVWSAHGRPFGPVPPSLRPLRRALGGLPLDPFAAGSRPLAAVRAAAAGAAVLVGCGAVLVGASLVWHGGAARLSFLQLTESWSGRFAVLLLALALVPNAAVWGAAYALGPGFALGAGHAAGPLLSDPGSRLPPFPLLAVVPDAGPGTPLNWAAGAVPLVAGVVVAWFAVGAGVPGRKRAGRAGTASVPAPTPGGGEGAPSVAARREAAWSAGRTAGALALAAVLCGLALGALAALAGGPLGVAALADFGPVWWQTGPAAAAWIAVVGLPSGLALRSWRLREPRTRAPRVRGSDAHGLRGSGLGLRGLRVRGFRAGGRGLWGRGLWTRRARAHGPSADGQAPDGEAPKEQPTRETREHSIYEFLVHEPPVPPANGHPAPEPPLNGSATAGPPDNGSATAEPSANGSPAAEAPVRESPAEESSVPEPSARALPGRAPSGQSSPAQVPPTQAPSAQDPQSPLAASGSAAEPPPASTPSPPPRGPSGSAEPVTGPRPGPARTAEPESSSRTSWFSRLRSGRRAEGKKPGKATGGRPVPDPDFEPYDFLPPAEPVGSLWHDDVSREARWAALKKASTPVDRIDPPD, encoded by the coding sequence ATGGCGGGCGTGACCCAGATGACCGACCGCAGCCCTGATCGCAGCCCGGACCGCAGCCCGTCGTTGCCGCCGCCGCTCGTCCGGCTGCGGCAACGGTCGCCCGGACTGGCCGCCGGCCTGGTCGGCGGCGCGCTCGCGGCGGGCCTCGGCCTGGCGGCGTTCGCCGTACTGGTGACGGTCCTGTGGATCAGCTCGCCCTACCCGGACAGCGGCCCCGACGGGGCGCTGCACGTCGCCGCCGGGCTGTGGCTGCTGGCGCACGGCGCCGAACTCGTCCGTGCGGACACGCTGTCCGGCGTACCGGCACCCATTGGTGTGACCCCGCTGCTCCTGGTCGCGCTGCCCGTGTGGCTGCTGCACCGCGCGGCGCGCGACGCGGCGGACGGCGGCGACACCGCCGTGCCGCCCCCCGCCCGCACGGCGTGGGCCGGAGCCGTCCTGGGGTACGTGGCGGTCGGCGCCGCCGCGGCGGTGTACGCCTCCGGCGGTGAGCCGCGCCCCGCCTGGGCGTCCGTCGTCCTGCTGCCGCCGCTGCTCGTGGTGACGGCGGCGGGTGCGGGCGTCTGGTCGGCGCACGGGCGGCCGTTCGGGCCCGTACCGCCGTCCCTGCGGCCCCTGCGCCGGGCGCTCGGCGGACTTCCCCTCGATCCCTTCGCGGCCGGGTCCCGCCCCCTGGCCGCCGTACGCGCCGCCGCCGCCGGGGCCGCGGTGCTCGTGGGCTGCGGGGCCGTACTCGTCGGTGCCTCGCTGGTGTGGCACGGAGGCGCGGCGCGGCTGTCGTTCCTGCAGCTCACGGAGAGCTGGTCGGGCCGGTTCGCGGTGCTGCTGCTGGCGCTGGCCCTCGTCCCGAACGCGGCGGTGTGGGGCGCCGCGTACGCACTCGGCCCCGGTTTCGCGCTCGGGGCCGGGCACGCGGCGGGGCCGCTGCTGTCGGACCCCGGCTCACGGCTGCCCCCCTTTCCCCTGCTGGCGGTCGTTCCGGACGCGGGCCCGGGAACCCCGCTGAACTGGGCCGCGGGTGCCGTGCCCCTGGTGGCCGGAGTGGTGGTCGCCTGGTTCGCGGTCGGGGCGGGGGTGCCGGGGCGCAAGCGGGCGGGCAGGGCGGGTACGGCGTCGGTGCCGGCCCCGACGCCGGGCGGGGGAGAGGGCGCACCCTCGGTGGCCGCCCGGCGGGAGGCGGCCTGGTCGGCCGGACGTACCGCCGGGGCCCTGGCGCTCGCGGCGGTCCTGTGCGGTCTGGCTCTCGGCGCCCTCGCGGCCCTGGCGGGCGGACCCCTCGGGGTGGCCGCGCTCGCCGACTTCGGCCCTGTCTGGTGGCAGACGGGGCCGGCCGCGGCGGCCTGGATCGCGGTGGTGGGCCTGCCGTCCGGCCTGGCCCTGCGCTCCTGGCGCCTGCGCGAGCCCCGGACCCGGGCGCCGCGCGTACGGGGCTCCGACGCGCACGGGCTCCGGGGCTCGGGCCTCGGGCTACGGGGACTCCGGGTACGCGGATTCCGGGCAGGGGGGCGCGGGCTCTGGGGGCGGGGGCTCTGGACTCGGCGTGCGCGAGCCCACGGACCGTCCGCCGACGGGCAGGCGCCTGACGGGGAGGCGCCCAAGGAACAGCCGACCCGGGAGACCCGCGAGCACTCGATCTACGAGTTCCTGGTCCATGAACCTCCGGTGCCCCCGGCGAACGGGCACCCGGCGCCCGAGCCCCCGCTGAACGGGTCTGCGACCGCGGGGCCTCCGGACAACGGGTCTGCGACCGCGGAGCCTTCGGCGAACGGGTCTCCGGCCGCGGAGGCTCCGGTGCGCGAGTCCCCGGCCGAGGAGTCCTCGGTGCCCGAGCCGTCGGCCCGGGCGCTGCCTGGCCGAGCCCCGTCCGGCCAGTCATCGCCCGCCCAGGTGCCGCCCACCCAGGCGCCTTCGGCTCAGGACCCGCAGAGCCCCCTGGCCGCATCCGGATCCGCAGCGGAGCCCCCGCCCGCGTCCACACCGTCGCCCCCGCCCCGGGGTCCCTCCGGCTCCGCCGAACCGGTGACCGGGCCCCGGCCCGGCCCTGCCCGCACCGCCGAGCCCGAGTCGTCCTCGCGAACCTCCTGGTTCTCGCGGCTGCGGTCCGGGCGGCGCGCTGAGGGGAAGAAGCCGGGGAAAGCCACCGGCGGTCGTCCGGTTCCCGATCCGGACTTCGAGCCGTACGACTTCCTGCCGCCCGCCGAACCCGTCGGTTCCCTCTGGCACGACGACGTCTCGCGCGAGGCCCGCTGGGCGGCGCTGAAGAAGGCGTCCACCCCGGTCGACCGGATCGACCCCCCGGACTGA
- the sucD gene encoding succinate--CoA ligase subunit alpha: MAIFLNKDSKVIVQGMTGATGMKHTKLMLADGTNIVGGVNPRKAGTSVDFDGTDIPVFGTVAEAIEKTGANVSVLFVPPAFSKAAVVEAIDAEIPLAVVITEGIAVHDSAAFWAYAKSKGNKTRIIGPNCPGLITPGQSNAGIIPGDITKPGRIGLVSKSGTLTYQMMYELRDIGFSSAVGIGGDPVIGTTHIDALAAFEADPDTDLIVMIGEIGGDAEERAADYIAKNVTKPVVGYVAGFTAPEGKTMGHAGAIVSGSSGTAAAKKEALEAAGVKVGKTPTETAKLARAILAG; encoded by the coding sequence ATGGCTATCTTCCTCAACAAGGACAGCAAGGTCATCGTCCAGGGCATGACCGGCGCCACGGGCATGAAGCACACCAAGCTCATGCTCGCCGACGGCACGAACATCGTCGGCGGCGTGAACCCGCGCAAGGCCGGCACGTCGGTCGACTTCGACGGCACCGACATCCCCGTCTTCGGCACGGTCGCCGAGGCCATCGAGAAGACGGGCGCCAACGTGTCCGTCCTCTTCGTGCCGCCGGCCTTCTCCAAGGCCGCCGTCGTCGAGGCCATCGACGCCGAGATCCCCCTCGCGGTCGTCATCACCGAGGGCATCGCCGTCCACGACTCCGCCGCCTTCTGGGCGTACGCGAAGTCGAAGGGCAACAAGACCCGCATCATCGGCCCGAACTGCCCCGGTCTCATCACCCCGGGCCAGTCCAACGCCGGCATCATCCCGGGCGACATCACGAAGCCGGGCCGTATCGGCCTGGTCTCGAAGTCCGGGACGCTGACGTACCAGATGATGTACGAGCTGCGTGACATCGGCTTCTCGTCGGCCGTAGGCATCGGTGGCGACCCGGTCATCGGTACGACGCACATCGACGCGCTCGCCGCGTTCGAGGCCGACCCCGACACCGACCTGATCGTCATGATCGGTGAGATCGGCGGCGACGCCGAGGAGCGTGCGGCGGACTACATCGCGAAGAACGTGACGAAGCCGGTCGTCGGCTACGTCGCGGGCTTCACCGCGCCCGAGGGCAAGACCATGGGCCACGCCGGCGCCATCGTCTCCGGCTCCTCCGGCACGGCCGCCGCCAAGAAGGAGGCCCTTGAGGCCGCCGGCGTCAAGGTCGGCAAGACGCCGACCGAGACGGCGAAGCTGGCCCGCGCCATCCTCGCCGGCTGA
- a CDS encoding RNA polymerase subunit sigma-70, which produces MTQTAAPADAGTEAEAETEAGTDDALTPAQAFDALYAYAAPALVRQAYLLTGRRELARESVERAFQLAWQRWPEVAVDRDPAGWVRAAAYEYAMSPWHRLRLRHRTPESPPVALDDRRLLSILLSLPPVYRRTLLLYDGVGIGLPETAAETEASTPAAANRLLYARATVARRLPELAEKEELRRRLAELGGTERLRTAPKPVVVRSGSERRARRWTRAAIAFTVLIIGSTAFTLHTAPDHYEAPQAPATKVPGVPPRSGPAPLSARDLELRAKLRGMFGEGPERLLPQLR; this is translated from the coding sequence GTGACGCAGACCGCTGCCCCTGCCGACGCCGGTACCGAGGCGGAGGCCGAGACCGAAGCCGGTACAGACGACGCCCTGACACCCGCTCAGGCCTTCGACGCCCTTTACGCGTACGCCGCCCCCGCCCTCGTACGGCAGGCGTATCTGCTCACCGGGCGGCGCGAGCTGGCGCGGGAGTCCGTGGAGCGGGCCTTCCAGCTGGCGTGGCAGCGCTGGCCCGAGGTGGCGGTCGACCGGGATCCGGCGGGCTGGGTGCGGGCGGCGGCGTACGAGTACGCGATGTCCCCCTGGCACCGGCTGCGGCTGCGCCACCGGACCCCCGAGTCGCCGCCCGTCGCCCTGGACGACCGCCGGCTGTTGTCCATACTGCTGAGCCTGCCGCCCGTGTACCGGCGGACCCTGCTCCTCTACGACGGCGTCGGGATCGGGCTGCCGGAGACCGCGGCCGAGACGGAGGCGAGCACTCCGGCGGCGGCGAACCGGCTGCTGTACGCGCGCGCCACCGTCGCCCGGCGGCTCCCCGAGCTGGCGGAGAAGGAGGAACTGCGGCGGCGCCTCGCGGAGCTCGGCGGCACGGAACGGCTGCGGACCGCGCCGAAGCCCGTCGTCGTGCGCTCGGGCAGCGAGCGCCGGGCCCGCCGCTGGACCCGCGCGGCCATCGCCTTCACGGTCCTGATCATCGGTTCCACCGCGTTCACGCTCCACACGGCTCCCGACCACTACGAGGCTCCGCAGGCCCCGGCCACGAAGGTGCCCGGAGTTCCGCCGCGTTCCGGCCCCGCCCCGCTGTCGGCGCGGGACCTGGAGCTGCGGGCCAAGCTGCGCGGCATGTTCGGCGAGGGCCCGGAGAGGCTTCTGCCGCAGCTGCGCTGA